One part of the Mariniflexile litorale genome encodes these proteins:
- a CDS encoding DUF4835 family protein, which yields MRNILIILIFGFGIVSFSQELNCNVVVNAQQTGNENLPIFKTLEKQLKEFINNTKWTNKAFSSQERIDCSMIVNIVNYNSESFQASLQVQSSRPVYGSSFTTPIYNFNDKDFNFIYLEFQNLIFSPTQYESNLVSVLAFHINIILGLDAESFSPNGGDAYFQQAQTIVNYSQQDNFKGWKLADGLQSRFALIDNILSPTFKEYKNVMYAYHRKGLDVMSNNAKEGKEEISGALKQFQAMNSRRPNSFLLRTFFDAKADEIEQIFSDGPNVNIASVKETLQKVAPMHSSKWQNIKF from the coding sequence TTTTCCCAAGAGTTAAACTGCAATGTGGTTGTTAATGCACAACAAACGGGTAACGAAAACCTTCCCATTTTTAAAACTTTAGAAAAACAATTAAAAGAGTTTATTAATAATACTAAATGGACTAACAAAGCTTTTTCCAGTCAAGAACGTATTGATTGTAGCATGATTGTTAATATTGTAAATTATAATAGCGAGTCGTTTCAAGCATCGTTGCAAGTGCAATCTTCACGCCCTGTTTATGGTTCATCGTTTACCACGCCAATTTATAATTTTAACGACAAAGATTTTAATTTCATCTATTTAGAATTTCAAAATTTAATTTTTAGTCCAACGCAATACGAATCGAACTTAGTATCTGTGTTGGCATTTCATATAAATATAATTTTAGGTTTAGATGCCGAATCGTTTTCTCCAAACGGTGGTGATGCTTATTTTCAACAAGCTCAAACCATAGTTAATTATTCACAACAAGATAATTTTAAAGGCTGGAAATTGGCAGATGGTTTACAAAGTAGATTTGCACTTATAGACAATATCCTATCGCCAACCTTTAAGGAATATAAAAATGTTATGTATGCCTACCATCGTAAAGGTTTAGACGTTATGAGCAACAATGCAAAAGAGGGTAAGGAGGAAATATCAGGAGCTTTAAAACAATTTCAGGCTATGAACAGTCGCCGACCCAATTCGTTTTTACTAAGAACTTTTTTTGATGCGAAAGCCGATGAAATTGAACAAATTTTTAGCGATGGCCCCAATGTAAATATAGCAAGCGTTAAAGAAACACTACAAAAAGTAGCGCCTATGCATAGCAGTAAATGGCAAAATATTAAGTTTTAA